A region from the Streptomyces tsukubensis genome encodes:
- the guaB gene encoding IMP dehydrogenase: protein MTNVDGVPEKFATLGLTYDDVLLLPGASDMAPDQIDTSSYISRNVRVNIPLLSAAMDKVTESRMAIAMARQGGVGVLHRNLSIAGQANQVDLVKRSESGMVTDPITVHPDATLAEADQLCAKFRISGVPVTDRGGKLLGIVTNRDMAFESDRSRQVREVMTPMPLVTGKVGISGVDAMELLRRHKIEKLPLVDEAGVLKGLITVKDFVKAEQYPNAAKDANGRLLVGAAVGVAGDAFERAQALIEAGVDFIVVDTAHGHSRLVGDMIAKIKSNSSGVDVIGGNVATRDGAKSLIDAGADGVKVGVGPGSICTTRVVAGIGVPQVTAIYEASLAAREAGIPVIGDGGLQYSGDIAKALVAGADTVMLGSLLAGCEESPGELLFINGKQFKSYRGMGSLGAMQSRGEQRSFSKDRYFQEGVASDEKLVPEGIEGQVPYRGPLSAVVHQLVGGLRQSMFYVGGSTVPELQSRGRFVRITSAGLKESHPHDIQMTVEAPNYSRK from the coding sequence ATGACCAACGTCGACGGAGTGCCCGAGAAATTCGCGACACTCGGGCTGACCTACGACGATGTGCTGCTGCTGCCGGGCGCCTCCGATATGGCCCCCGACCAGATCGACACCTCCTCGTACATCTCCAGGAACGTCCGGGTGAACATCCCGCTGCTCTCCGCGGCGATGGACAAGGTCACCGAGTCCCGGATGGCCATCGCCATGGCCCGCCAGGGCGGCGTGGGCGTGCTCCACCGCAATCTCTCCATCGCCGGCCAGGCCAACCAGGTCGATCTGGTCAAGCGCTCCGAGTCCGGCATGGTCACCGACCCGATCACGGTGCACCCCGATGCCACGCTGGCCGAGGCCGACCAGCTCTGTGCCAAGTTCCGGATCAGCGGTGTCCCGGTCACCGACCGCGGCGGCAAGCTGCTCGGCATCGTCACCAACCGCGATATGGCCTTCGAGTCGGACCGCAGCCGCCAGGTGCGCGAGGTCATGACCCCGATGCCGCTGGTCACCGGCAAGGTCGGGATCTCCGGCGTCGACGCCATGGAGCTGCTGCGCCGCCACAAGATCGAGAAGCTGCCGCTGGTCGACGAGGCGGGCGTGCTCAAGGGCCTGATCACGGTCAAGGACTTCGTCAAGGCCGAGCAGTACCCCAACGCCGCCAAGGACGCGAACGGCCGGCTGCTCGTCGGCGCGGCCGTCGGTGTCGCCGGTGATGCCTTCGAGCGGGCCCAGGCGCTGATCGAGGCCGGTGTCGACTTCATCGTCGTCGACACCGCCCACGGCCACTCCCGGCTGGTCGGCGACATGATCGCCAAGATCAAGTCGAACTCCTCCGGTGTCGATGTCATCGGCGGCAACGTGGCTACCCGCGACGGCGCGAAGTCGCTGATCGACGCGGGCGCCGACGGCGTCAAGGTCGGTGTCGGACCGGGCTCCATCTGCACCACCCGGGTGGTCGCCGGTATCGGCGTCCCCCAGGTCACCGCGATCTACGAGGCCTCGCTGGCCGCCCGGGAGGCCGGGATCCCGGTCATCGGCGACGGCGGCCTCCAGTACTCCGGCGATATCGCCAAGGCCCTGGTCGCGGGCGCCGACACGGTGATGCTCGGCTCCCTGCTGGCCGGCTGCGAGGAGTCCCCGGGCGAGCTGCTGTTCATCAACGGCAAGCAGTTCAAGTCGTACCGCGGCATGGGATCCCTGGGCGCCATGCAGTCCCGCGGCGAGCAGCGCTCCTTCTCCAAGGACCGCTACTTCCAGGAGGGCGTCGCCTCCGACGAGAAGCTGGTCCCCGAGGGCATCGAGGGGCAGGTTCCGTACCGCGGTCCGCTCTCCGCCGTCGTCCACCAGCTGGTCGGCGGGCTGCGCCAGTCGATGTTCTACGTCGGCGGCAGCACGGTCCCCGAGCTCCAGTCCCGGGGCCGGTTCGTCCGGATCACCTCGGCGGGGCTCAAGGAGAGCCACCCGCACGACATCCAGATGACCGTCGAGGCGCCGAACTACAGCCGTAAGTAA
- a CDS encoding nucleotide sugar dehydrogenase yields the protein MPADLAVVGLGHDGLPLAQAAVAAGLATVGYDPDPRRLAEPAAGRTPADVRRMVKGGFRTVTDPAELGRVRTVALCVPTPLGPGGDPDLSTLADTARTLAARLRPHTTVLLESTVGPGTTETFLRPLLEAGSGLRAGRDFHLAYSPGRVDPGSRTHDYANTPKVIGGLTPACTEAAAAFYGRLTEKVVRARGPREAETVKLLETTFRLVNTALVNEMAVLCHDLGVDLWDAIRCAETKPYGFLAFRPGPGFGGHGAPPDPGSPAGTGGPGPGLRLTGLAREINDRMPGYVTRRCAALLNEHGKSARGARVLLLGVTYKPDIADVQGSPAAEIAQTLTELGATVGYHDPYVPAWDVQGTPVPRADALYEAVGDADLTVLLQHHHTYDLQGLAAKAQLLLDTRGATPTGAAHRL from the coding sequence ATGCCCGCAGATCTCGCCGTCGTCGGACTCGGCCACGACGGGCTCCCGCTCGCCCAGGCCGCCGTCGCCGCCGGTCTCGCGACCGTCGGCTACGACCCCGACCCCCGCCGGCTCGCCGAACCCGCGGCCGGCCGCACCCCCGCCGATGTGCGCCGCATGGTCAAGGGCGGCTTCAGAACCGTCACCGACCCCGCCGAACTCGGCCGGGTCCGCACCGTCGCCCTCTGCGTCCCCACCCCCCTGGGCCCCGGCGGCGACCCCGATCTCAGCACCCTCGCCGACACCGCCCGCACCCTCGCCGCCCGGCTCCGCCCCCACACCACCGTCCTGCTGGAGTCCACCGTCGGGCCCGGCACCACCGAGACGTTTCTGCGCCCCCTCCTCGAAGCGGGCTCGGGACTGCGGGCCGGCCGCGATTTCCATCTGGCCTACTCGCCCGGACGGGTGGATCCCGGCAGCCGTACCCACGACTACGCCAACACCCCCAAGGTCATCGGCGGCCTCACCCCCGCCTGCACCGAGGCCGCCGCCGCGTTCTACGGCCGGCTCACCGAGAAGGTCGTCCGCGCCCGCGGCCCCCGCGAAGCAGAGACCGTGAAACTGCTGGAGACCACCTTCCGCCTGGTCAACACGGCCCTCGTCAATGAAATGGCGGTGCTCTGCCACGACCTCGGCGTCGACCTGTGGGACGCCATCCGCTGCGCCGAGACCAAACCGTACGGCTTCCTGGCCTTCCGCCCGGGGCCCGGCTTCGGCGGCCACGGCGCCCCGCCGGACCCCGGCAGCCCGGCCGGCACCGGCGGCCCCGGCCCGGGGCTGCGGCTGACCGGGCTCGCCCGCGAGATCAACGACCGGATGCCGGGCTATGTGACCCGGCGCTGCGCCGCGCTCCTCAACGAACACGGGAAGTCGGCGCGCGGCGCCCGGGTGCTGCTGCTCGGCGTCACGTACAAACCCGATATCGCCGACGTCCAGGGCAGCCCCGCGGCCGAAATCGCCCAGACACTGACGGAACTGGGGGCGACGGTCGGCTACCACGACCCGTACGTCCCGGCCTGGGACGTCCAGGGCACCCCGGTCCCCCGGGCCGACGCACTCTACGAGGCCGTCGGCGACGCCGATCTCACCGTGCTCCTCCAGCACCACCACACCTACGACCTCCAGGGCCTGGCCGCGAAGGCACAGCTCCTCCTCGACACCCGGGGCGCCACCCCCACCGGCGCCGCGCACCGGCTGTAG
- a CDS encoding serine/threonine protein kinase — protein MSEAEQSRKPQRDGSEERASAAAQSSGGGAAARAVPGGDADAPAAAAADGRDGARDTAADGPDAGAGAKTPGTSGRRTPPDVESPAGEGQSSEAGEGAGRDRAARTPKTPRTTRRAAGKAPAGSEPADGDGAEGAVATDTDTDTDTTNAKAGKGGAGNGTAVEPVIGTQADRRAKEKPAGAPEAAPKTASKAAPKTASKTAAKSAKPAPGAAGQPDGPAEKTDRAAAGSDAADAAAAVDRGAGTGKRPTGTAGEKSAGTREKTTGSGDSEGRLLAGRYRLGGVLGRGGMGTVWRAEDETLSRTVAVKELRFPHQIDEDEKRRLITRTLREAKAIARIRNTSAVTVYDVVDEDDRPWIVMELVEGKSLAEVIREDGTLTPRRAAEVGLAILDVLRSAHREGILHRDVKPSNVLVANDGRVVLTDFGIALVEGDPSITSTGMLVGAPSYISPERARGHRPGPAADLWSLGGLIYASVEGAPPYDKGSAIATLTAVMTEPLDPPKNAGPLEEVIYGLLAKDPAQRLDDAGARALLTRALNAPDTAVEPPLPPDATRAMTLPTIPPPEPTAPARTERPRGPVRPARNAAPAAAGAARPPQQPPSPPVQRAAPRRAPLTDVVPRRTLVLLAVGIALAVLGTVMYLTIGRDNDGDGTGSAGGDRTTSAGTTPETGTKDGKAAGSGENPADGTDATDGKGTGDGATGKDGATGASKPPASPAAPGKGALPAGYAEKSDTRFRFSMAMPAGFKRTDIAGANSGGIYNTAMGTFPRVQVDFNSRPGTDAAAAWENAVAGTKAGSTNYTHRGIKAVQYNGYRTVADWEFERDHNGKRMRVLNRGFVVDDKRGYSIMVSCPVAEWDAPVCKTLRETAFATFKPKD, from the coding sequence ATGTCGGAGGCAGAGCAGTCGCGGAAGCCCCAGCGGGACGGCTCCGAGGAGCGTGCGTCTGCGGCGGCACAGAGCAGCGGTGGCGGGGCCGCTGCCCGGGCCGTTCCGGGCGGGGACGCCGACGCGCCCGCCGCCGCCGCGGCGGACGGCCGGGACGGCGCCCGCGACACTGCGGCGGACGGTCCGGACGCCGGAGCCGGTGCGAAGACCCCCGGTACGTCCGGCCGGAGAACCCCGCCGGATGTCGAATCCCCGGCCGGTGAAGGGCAGTCGTCCGAGGCCGGGGAGGGCGCCGGTCGCGACCGGGCGGCGCGGACCCCCAAGACTCCCCGAACAACACGGCGGGCGGCGGGCAAGGCCCCGGCCGGGAGCGAACCGGCGGACGGAGACGGTGCGGAGGGCGCCGTCGCCACGGACACGGACACGGACACGGACACCACGAACGCGAAGGCCGGGAAGGGCGGCGCCGGGAACGGGACCGCCGTGGAACCGGTGATCGGGACCCAGGCCGACCGGCGGGCAAAGGAGAAGCCCGCAGGGGCACCTGAGGCCGCACCGAAGACGGCGTCCAAGGCTGCACCCAAGACCGCGTCCAAGACGGCGGCGAAGTCCGCGAAGCCGGCTCCCGGGGCCGCCGGGCAGCCGGACGGGCCCGCGGAGAAGACCGATCGGGCCGCCGCGGGCAGTGACGCCGCCGACGCCGCTGCCGCCGTGGACCGGGGAGCCGGGACCGGGAAGCGCCCCACCGGGACCGCCGGGGAGAAGTCCGCCGGGACCCGGGAGAAGACCACCGGATCCGGGGACTCCGAAGGACGGCTGCTCGCCGGGCGGTACCGCCTCGGCGGGGTGCTCGGCCGCGGCGGCATGGGCACCGTCTGGCGTGCCGAGGACGAGACCCTCAGCCGGACCGTCGCCGTCAAGGAGCTGCGCTTCCCCCACCAGATCGACGAGGACGAGAAGCGACGACTCATCACCCGGACGCTGCGCGAGGCCAAGGCCATCGCCCGGATCCGTAACACCAGCGCCGTCACGGTCTACGACGTGGTCGACGAGGACGACCGGCCGTGGATCGTGATGGAGCTGGTCGAGGGCAAGTCGCTCGCCGAAGTCATCCGCGAGGACGGCACCCTGACGCCCCGCCGGGCCGCCGAGGTCGGCCTCGCGATACTGGACGTCCTCCGCTCCGCACACCGCGAGGGCATCCTCCACCGCGATGTGAAACCGTCGAACGTCCTGGTCGCGAACGACGGCCGGGTCGTGCTCACCGACTTCGGCATCGCGCTGGTCGAGGGCGACCCTTCGATCACCTCCACCGGCATGCTCGTCGGAGCCCCCTCGTACATCTCGCCCGAGCGCGCCCGCGGCCACCGGCCCGGCCCCGCCGCCGACCTCTGGTCGCTGGGCGGGCTGATCTACGCCAGCGTCGAGGGAGCCCCGCCGTACGACAAGGGCTCGGCCATCGCCACCCTGACCGCCGTCATGACCGAACCCCTCGACCCGCCGAAGAACGCGGGCCCGCTGGAGGAGGTCATCTACGGGCTGCTCGCCAAGGACCCGGCGCAGCGGCTCGACGACGCCGGTGCCCGCGCCCTGCTGACGCGTGCCCTCAACGCGCCCGACACCGCGGTGGAGCCCCCGCTCCCGCCCGATGCCACCCGGGCCATGACGCTGCCGACGATCCCGCCGCCCGAGCCGACGGCCCCCGCCCGGACCGAGCGGCCCCGCGGCCCCGTCCGCCCCGCCCGTAACGCCGCTCCCGCCGCGGCGGGAGCGGCCCGTCCGCCGCAGCAGCCCCCGAGCCCCCCGGTGCAGCGGGCCGCGCCCCGGCGCGCGCCCCTCACGGACGTGGTGCCCCGCCGTACGCTGGTGCTCCTCGCGGTCGGTATCGCGCTGGCCGTCCTCGGCACCGTCATGTACTTGACGATCGGCAGGGACAACGACGGCGACGGGACCGGGAGCGCCGGCGGCGACCGGACCACCTCCGCGGGAACAACCCCCGAAACCGGTACGAAGGACGGCAAGGCCGCAGGCAGCGGGGAGAACCCCGCCGACGGGACCGACGCGACCGACGGCAAGGGCACGGGCGACGGAGCGACGGGCAAGGACGGCGCGACCGGCGCTTCCAAGCCTCCGGCGAGCCCGGCCGCCCCGGGGAAGGGCGCCCTGCCCGCCGGTTACGCCGAGAAATCCGACACCCGGTTCCGGTTCTCCATGGCGATGCCCGCGGGCTTCAAGCGCACCGACATAGCCGGGGCGAACTCGGGCGGTATCTACAACACGGCCATGGGCACCTTTCCCCGGGTCCAGGTCGACTTCAACTCCCGCCCCGGCACCGACGCCGCGGCCGCCTGGGAGAACGCCGTCGCCGGGACCAAGGCCGGCAGCACCAACTACACCCACCGGGGCATCAAGGCCGTCCAGTACAACGGCTACCGGACCGTCGCCGACTGGGAGTTCGAGCGCGACCACAACGGCAAGCGGATGCGGGTGCTCAACCGCGGCTTCGTCGTCGACGACAAGCGGGGCTACTCCATCATGGTGTCCTGCCCGGTCGCCGAGTGGGACGCGCCGGTCTGCAAGACGCTGCGGGAGACCGCGTTCGCGACATTCAAGCCCAAGGACTGA
- a CDS encoding sigma-70 family RNA polymerase sigma factor has translation MRDDRSTVIGALVHRAVDGDERATHDLLAHVHPLALRYCRTRLSRLPGDARHFVEDLAQEVCVAVLMALPKYRDTGRPFEAFVFAIASHKVADLQRAAMRHPGSTAVPSDEMPERPDDSLGPEERALLSSDAEWAKKLLANLPETQRELLVLRVAVGLTAEETGQMLGMSPGAVRVAQHRALSRLRALAEQ, from the coding sequence ATGCGTGACGACAGAAGCACGGTGATCGGTGCACTTGTCCATCGCGCCGTCGACGGCGACGAACGGGCCACGCACGATCTGCTCGCGCATGTCCACCCCCTCGCGCTGCGCTACTGCCGCACCCGGCTCAGCCGGCTGCCCGGTGACGCCCGCCACTTTGTGGAGGACCTTGCGCAGGAGGTCTGCGTCGCGGTGCTGATGGCGCTCCCGAAGTACCGGGACACCGGCCGCCCCTTCGAGGCCTTCGTCTTCGCCATCGCGTCCCACAAGGTCGCGGACCTCCAGCGGGCGGCCATGCGGCACCCCGGCTCGACGGCCGTGCCCTCCGACGAGATGCCGGAGCGCCCCGACGACTCCCTCGGCCCCGAGGAGCGGGCGCTGCTCAGCAGCGATGCCGAGTGGGCCAAGAAGCTCCTGGCCAATCTGCCGGAGACCCAGCGGGAGCTGCTGGTGCTGCGGGTCGCCGTGGGGCTGACCGCGGAGGAGACCGGCCAGATGCTGGGCATGTCGCCCGGTGCGGTCCGGGTCGCCCAGCACCGCGCGCTCAGCAGGCTGCGGGCCCTCGCCGAGCAGTAA
- a CDS encoding GuaB3 family IMP dehydrogenase-related protein — protein sequence MTEIEIGRGKRGRRAYAFDDIAVVPSRRTRDPKEVSIAWQIDAYRFELPFLAAPMDSVVSPQTAIRIGELGGLGVLNLEGLWTRYEDPQPLLDEIAELPEETATRRLQEIYSAPIKEELIGLRIKEVRDAGVVTAAALSPQRTAQFSKAVVDAGVDLFVIRGTTVSAEHVSGAAEPLNLKQFIYELDVPVIVGGCATYTAALHLMRTGAAGVLVGFGGGAAHTTRNVLGIQVPMATAVADVAAARRDYMDESGGRYVHVIADGGVGWSGDLPKAIACGADSVMIGSPLARATDAPGRGRHWGMEAAHEDVPRGKLVDLGIVGTTEEVLSGPSHTPDGSMNFFGALRRAMATTGYSELKEFQRVEVTIADSQHKR from the coding sequence GTGACTGAGATCGAGATCGGGCGCGGCAAGCGCGGACGTCGGGCGTACGCGTTCGATGACATCGCCGTCGTGCCGAGCAGGCGCACGCGGGACCCGAAGGAGGTCTCGATCGCCTGGCAGATCGACGCCTACCGCTTCGAGCTGCCCTTCCTCGCCGCCCCCATGGACTCCGTGGTCTCCCCGCAGACCGCGATCCGCATCGGTGAGCTCGGTGGCCTCGGCGTACTGAACCTCGAAGGACTGTGGACGCGGTACGAGGACCCGCAGCCGCTGCTCGACGAGATCGCCGAGCTGCCGGAGGAGACCGCGACCCGCCGCCTCCAGGAGATCTACAGCGCTCCCATCAAGGAGGAGCTGATCGGTCTGCGGATCAAGGAGGTGCGCGACGCGGGCGTCGTCACGGCCGCCGCGCTCTCCCCGCAGCGGACCGCGCAGTTCTCCAAGGCCGTCGTCGACGCGGGCGTCGACCTCTTCGTCATCCGCGGCACCACGGTCTCCGCCGAGCACGTCTCCGGTGCCGCCGAGCCGCTGAACCTGAAGCAGTTCATCTACGAGCTGGACGTTCCCGTCATCGTCGGCGGCTGCGCCACCTACACGGCGGCCCTGCACCTGATGCGGACCGGCGCGGCCGGTGTCCTCGTCGGCTTCGGCGGCGGCGCCGCCCACACGACGCGCAATGTCCTCGGCATCCAGGTGCCCATGGCGACGGCCGTCGCCGATGTTGCCGCGGCCCGCCGCGACTACATGGACGAGTCCGGTGGCCGCTATGTCCACGTCATCGCCGACGGCGGTGTCGGCTGGTCCGGCGATCTGCCGAAGGCCATCGCCTGCGGTGCGGACTCCGTGATGATCGGCTCGCCGCTGGCCCGGGCCACGGACGCGCCCGGCCGGGGCCGCCACTGGGGCATGGAGGCGGCGCACGAGGACGTACCGCGCGGAAAGCTGGTCGACCTCGGCATCGTCGGCACCACCGAGGAGGTCCTCAGCGGCCCCTCGCACACGCCGGACGGTTCGATGAACTTCTTCGGTGCGCTGCGCCGGGCGATGGCCACGACGGGCTACAGCGAACTGAAGGAGTTCCAGCGCGTCGAGGTCACGATCGCGGACTCGCAGCACAAGCGCTGA
- a CDS encoding glycerol-3-phosphate dehydrogenase/oxidase, with protein sequence MKTAALGPEERAEALAAMAERELDILVVGAGVVGAGTALDAVTRGLSTGLVEARDWASGTSSRSSKLIHGGLRYLEMLDFALVREALKERGLLLERLAPHLVKPVPFLYPLQHKAWERVYAGAGVALYDAMSVSSGHGRGLPVHRHLSRRQALRVAPCLRKDALVGALQYYDAQMDDARFVAALVRTAATYGAKTASRARVIGFLREGERVVGARVQDVEGGGEYEIRARQIVNATGVWTDDTQALIGERGQFHVRASKGIHLVVPKDRIHSTTGLILRTEKSVLFVIPWGRHWIVGTTDTGWDLDKAHPAASSADIDYLLEHVNSVLAVPLTRDDVQGVYAGLRPLLAGESDATSKLSREHTVAHPVPGLVVVAGGKYTTYRVMAKDAVDEAVHGLDQRVAACVTEETPLVGAEGYPALWNKRARIAARTGLHVVRVEHLLNRYGSLAEEVLALIAEDPGLGEPLGGADDYLRAEIVYAASHEGARHLDDVLTRRTRISIETFDRGTRSARECAELMAPVLGWDAKQIEKEVEHYEKRVEAERESQRQPDDLTADAARLGAPDIVPL encoded by the coding sequence GTGAAGACAGCGGCACTTGGACCCGAGGAGCGCGCCGAGGCGCTCGCCGCCATGGCGGAGCGGGAGCTGGACATCCTGGTCGTCGGCGCGGGTGTGGTCGGCGCGGGGACCGCCCTGGACGCGGTGACCAGAGGACTCTCCACCGGACTCGTGGAGGCCCGCGACTGGGCCTCCGGCACATCGAGCCGGTCCAGCAAGCTCATCCACGGCGGGCTGCGCTATCTGGAGATGCTCGACTTCGCGCTGGTCCGCGAGGCGCTGAAGGAGCGCGGACTGCTGCTGGAGCGGCTGGCCCCCCATCTGGTGAAGCCGGTTCCGTTCCTCTATCCCCTGCAGCACAAGGCCTGGGAGCGGGTCTACGCAGGCGCGGGCGTCGCTCTGTACGACGCGATGTCGGTCTCCTCCGGCCACGGCCGGGGCCTGCCCGTGCACCGCCATCTCTCCCGGCGGCAGGCCCTGCGGGTGGCGCCCTGTCTGCGGAAGGACGCCCTCGTCGGCGCCCTCCAGTACTACGACGCCCAGATGGACGACGCCCGTTTCGTCGCCGCCCTGGTGCGCACCGCCGCGACGTACGGCGCCAAGACCGCCAGCCGGGCCCGGGTCATCGGCTTCCTCCGGGAGGGCGAGCGGGTCGTCGGCGCCCGGGTCCAGGATGTGGAGGGCGGCGGCGAGTACGAGATCAGGGCCCGTCAGATCGTCAATGCCACCGGGGTGTGGACGGATGACACCCAGGCGCTGATCGGGGAGCGCGGCCAGTTCCACGTCCGGGCGTCCAAGGGCATCCACCTCGTCGTCCCCAAGGACCGGATCCACTCCACGACCGGGCTGATCCTGCGGACCGAGAAGTCGGTGCTGTTCGTCATTCCCTGGGGCCGCCATTGGATCGTCGGGACCACGGACACCGGCTGGGATCTCGACAAGGCCCATCCCGCCGCCTCCAGCGCCGATATCGACTATCTGCTGGAGCATGTGAACTCCGTGCTGGCCGTCCCCCTCACCCGCGACGACGTCCAGGGCGTCTATGCGGGCCTGCGGCCGCTGCTGGCCGGGGAGTCGGACGCCACCAGCAAGCTCTCCCGGGAGCACACGGTGGCCCATCCCGTGCCCGGTCTCGTGGTCGTGGCCGGCGGTAAGTACACGACGTACCGCGTCATGGCGAAGGACGCGGTCGACGAGGCGGTCCACGGTCTCGACCAGCGGGTCGCCGCCTGTGTCACGGAGGAGACTCCGCTGGTCGGAGCCGAGGGCTATCCCGCCCTGTGGAACAAGCGCGCCCGGATCGCCGCGCGTACGGGCCTCCATGTCGTCAGGGTCGAGCATCTGCTCAACCGTTACGGTTCGCTGGCCGAGGAGGTCCTCGCCCTGATCGCCGAGGATCCCGGTCTCGGGGAGCCGCTGGGCGGCGCGGACGACTATCTGCGCGCCGAGATCGTCTATGCCGCGTCCCACGAGGGGGCCCGCCATCTCGACGACGTCCTCACCCGCCGGACCCGGATCTCCATCGAGACCTTCGACCGGGGGACCCGCAGCGCCCGCGAGTGCGCGGAGTTGATGGCACCGGTGCTGGGCTGGGACGCCAAACAGATCGAAAAAGAGGTCGAGCACTACGAGAAGCGCGTCGAGGCCGAGCGGGAGTCGCAGCGCCAGCCGGACGATCTGACGGCGGATGCGGCGCGGCTGGGAGCACCGGACATCGTTCCGCTCTGA
- a CDS encoding serine/threonine-protein kinase, protein MENRQNAGGGLVLAGRYRLGDCIGKGGMGRVWRARDEVLHRVVAVKELTAGIYAAEADRVLLHARTQKEARAAARITHPNVVTVHDVLEHDGRPWIVMQYVEGRSLADEVKKSGKVPPLEAARIGLRVLGALGAAHAAGVLHRDVKPANVLLARDGSVLLTDFGIAAIDGDSTITRTGEIVGSIDYVAPERVRGADPGPACDLWSLGVTLYAALTGESPYRRTSPLDTMRAVVSEEPRHPAGVGPLGPIVMALLAKDPESRPPAAEAERLLSAAVTELESTGGVPGPDRPATAATVATRVISPDAAHGTGRSGGTGGLPAADDFLAADGFPGTGTGTGAGEASGTGRDTSPGGSASAPPPTPTAVAPTVPAGSPAVPEPGRRGRKQARRAAAAGGRRSGRMRLAAIVVALAAFVGAGAGVLAMRYADGGDEPEKTARKPGTVAVGEGPASGSPAGSGPSASAGASPAEQVPDGWKRVKDPLGFSLLLPEKWQRVSEKDNQVDYSPDGGLHRLRIGITETPRYSDPYDHLVSIERDLKRLPDYGRLSLERNTFQGHEDAALLEFRWTEKGKFAGPRRAIDQFYIDAGGTEYALFLAGPEGSWEVVREDFDGILKGWRSRGAS, encoded by the coding sequence GTGGAGAACAGGCAGAACGCGGGCGGGGGGCTGGTGCTCGCCGGCCGGTACCGGCTGGGCGATTGCATCGGCAAGGGCGGCATGGGGCGGGTCTGGCGCGCCCGTGACGAGGTGCTGCACCGCGTCGTCGCCGTCAAGGAACTGACCGCCGGGATCTATGCCGCGGAAGCGGACCGGGTCCTGCTCCACGCGCGGACGCAGAAGGAGGCCCGGGCCGCCGCCCGGATCACCCACCCCAACGTCGTCACCGTCCACGACGTCCTGGAGCACGACGGCCGGCCGTGGATCGTCATGCAGTACGTCGAGGGCCGCTCCCTCGCCGACGAGGTCAAGAAGTCCGGCAAGGTGCCCCCGCTGGAGGCAGCCAGGATCGGGCTGCGGGTGCTGGGCGCGCTGGGTGCCGCGCATGCCGCCGGGGTGCTCCACCGGGACGTCAAACCGGCCAATGTGCTTCTCGCGCGGGACGGCAGCGTGCTGCTCACCGACTTCGGGATCGCGGCCATCGACGGCGATTCGACCATCACCCGCACCGGCGAGATCGTCGGCTCCATCGACTACGTGGCGCCGGAGCGGGTCCGGGGCGCCGACCCCGGTCCCGCCTGCGATCTGTGGTCCCTGGGCGTCACCCTGTACGCGGCGCTGACCGGCGAGTCGCCCTACCGCCGCACATCACCGCTCGACACGATGCGGGCCGTCGTGAGCGAGGAACCGCGGCATCCCGCGGGCGTCGGTCCGCTCGGGCCGATCGTGATGGCGCTGCTGGCGAAGGACCCGGAGTCCCGGCCGCCCGCGGCCGAAGCCGAACGGCTCCTGTCGGCCGCGGTCACCGAGCTGGAGAGCACGGGAGGGGTACCGGGGCCCGACCGACCCGCCACCGCCGCCACGGTTGCCACCAGGGTCATCTCGCCGGACGCCGCCCACGGCACCGGCCGGAGCGGCGGCACCGGCGGCCTCCCGGCCGCGGACGACTTCCTCGCCGCGGACGGCTTCCCGGGTACGGGTACGGGTACGGGCGCGGGGGAGGCTTCGGGTACGGGCCGGGACACCAGCCCGGGCGGCAGCGCCTCCGCACCGCCGCCGACCCCCACGGCCGTCGCGCCCACGGTCCCGGCCGGTTCCCCCGCCGTTCCGGAGCCGGGCCGCCGGGGCCGCAAGCAGGCCCGGCGGGCGGCCGCGGCCGGTGGCCGCCGCAGCGGCCGGATGCGGCTCGCGGCGATCGTCGTGGCCCTCGCCGCGTTCGTCGGCGCGGGCGCCGGAGTCCTGGCCATGCGGTACGCGGACGGCGGCGACGAGCCGGAGAAGACCGCCCGGAAGCCGGGCACCGTGGCCGTCGGAGAGGGGCCCGCCTCCGGCAGCCCCGCCGGCTCCGGCCCCTCCGCCTCCGCCGGGGCCTCCCCGGCCGAACAGGTCCCCGACGGCTGGAAGCGGGTGAAGGACCCGCTCGGCTTCTCCCTCCTCCTCCCGGAGAAGTGGCAGCGCGTGTCCGAGAAGGACAACCAGGTCGACTACTCGCCCGACGGCGGGCTCCACCGGCTGCGGATCGGTATCACCGAGACCCCGCGGTATTCCGATCCGTACGACCATCTCGTGTCCATCGAACGGGATCTGAAGAGGCTCCCGGACTACGGGCGGCTGTCGCTGGAGCGGAACACCTTCCAGGGCCACGAGGACGCGGCCCTGCTGGAGTTCCGCTGGACGGAGAAGGGCAAGTTCGCCGGTCCGCGGCGGGCGATCGACCAGTTCTACATCGACGCGGGCGGTACGGAGTACGCGCTGTTCCTCGCCGGACCGGAGGGCAGCTGGGAGGTCGTCAGGGAGGACTTCGACGGGATACTGAAGGGCTGGCGGAGCCGCGGCGCGAGCTGA